The Nematostella vectensis chromosome 6, jaNemVect1.1, whole genome shotgun sequence region GACAGTTAAACCTTTAGCCCTGGTACACCTAATTAAAATGTCCAGTAGTTGTGAGAATATACTTAATGATCAAATGTTGCCGATCAGCTGTCATTTAATAAAGCACGGTGATTGGCTGTATTCTTCGGTTCCATTAGATGATTCAAAGGCGTGTTTTGGAGTCATGTTGTCAATCATTTATTGCACTTCTTGTGGCTACTCTCtaacagccaatcagaatggaGATTTCCAATGACAGGTTAATTAAAGCCGACGCTACTGAAAATGGAAGAACTCCAAAATACCGTCAGCTCAAGGGCGTGGAAATATCTTAGGCTtaagctttttttaataatatcaCACTTCGTATGTTAGCTTGCTTAAAATTTCCTCTTTTCTGATACTTTTGGGACGTTTCCGTCTTCAATGTTTGTTCGCGattaaaaattcaaaatgaATTATTAGTCAAAAATTCCTGCTGAGTTGTCCCTTATTATTTTACTTCTGACAATAAGAATAATATAACAGATGAATGGGAAAAGGTATTCCACACCTGCCTTATAAAACCGAATTGAAAAAACAACTTATGTCTCGAAACCTAGAATCCAAATGTGGTTGGtaaatttattatattttttcacgCACCCGAAACCTTAAAAGACCTACAGAGTTTTCCTTAACCGAGAGTTTAAACACTTTGACTGGGCGGTTAAGCGCTACTATCAGCTCTGTACCTTTATAAAAAAGCAAATCCGTCGTCTACAAATAAATTGCTATCGTAATTCTCACGCAGTAAATTGAATAGTTTAACTTCTCCCACGATTTCTCAAGACCTTATAGAAATGTTTTTTCGCGTCTCAACCTATAAATTCAAATGTTTTGCTTTTATAATTAGAGACCAAGCTAAACAGAAATACGCTAGCTTCACAATACGAGCCCGACAATGCGTTAATTTTTAAACAACTAGAAGTAGAGTGTGAGAGAAATTAGTTTGTCGCTGCTGCTAGGTACTCATTCAAAAGTCTAAAGTCAAAGATATAACTTTGGATAGAACAACGCTAATTCGTCTCGCTTTAAGCCGACAAGGAAATCAAGTCTCCTGACTTATAATACCGATAGCCTTTATATTTTTCCATTGTTAATTGATAATTCATCTTTGAAAGCAAGTGTGAAAATCAGGGAAGTTTAGGTTAATATCAAGATTAGCATGGTACATGTATTCTAAGGAGATCGGCTTTCGGTTCTTAAAGGGAAAATTTAACTTTCCTTTGTTAGAGTTGCCTTAGTTTTGTATCGTAAACTTGACATTCCTAGACATTCCCCAAAATAACATTGCAATGAGCTGTCTTTCTAATGAGAAGCACCCGATAATAAATTCACCCTAGAAAAATCTATTAGTTCGATCTGAATAATTTCTCATCCACTTTTTACAgttcttttgttattgttttccgAAAATTAAGAGTTCTCGCATATCAGGGAACAGTAGAGGAATCATCGGGGTTGCGTGAGGCGATAGAGAGTTGAAGTCGGTGAACGCTATGTTTTTCGTTGTCATTTAGTTCGGGAGATATGGGAAGGTATGGGTCAAAAGAAGAGAGAGTTCGAGGCAGGTGCTATTGTGGTTCACGACCCATAGCAACTGCGTATTACCAGATGGTAGTATTATACGTAATAACTCCCCAAACCCTTAGAATGCTACTCAAGTTATTTTGCCccaatatttatatttcatgaTTTCGGGGTTTTAGGGTCTTTGTACGGAATAAGGCAAAGACTGCCGAGCATTGCTTTTATCTCTTGCGATAAAACATTGTACAGTTAAGGGCTTCACAAATATGCGCCTCGGCTATTTGCATTCCCAGTGGGAACCTGAGGACAATCCTGTGCTACGGTGGCACTGGGTCCACTTGGGAACTTTTGTGTTGCCATCTCCTCTTCTCCGTCGAGCTTCTCTTCGAAGCTGGAGCCTTAGAGCAGGACTGGTTGTCGGAGCCGTGCTTAAGAATTCGGGGGTGTTAAGCGGCTGAAGCAAAAACTTTGTGATAAGACCACCGTACACGATTCTCCGCAACACTAGGAATCAATTATGATTCTAGACGAACTCATGCAAAATTGATGCCAATATACAGCGGTCGAAGAGGGACACCGTGCATAAATTGACGTAAACAAGTGTCAAACTCCGCATTTGTTCAATTAGGACTTCGAGTCAAGATCTACGCTTGTTGGCTGGGCTCTTCAGTCCAAGCTAGCGTATCACTTTTCGGCTAATATTACCAACGAAAAACATTCCGCTCGTTGGCTGGTTCAGTGCAGAGTGCGCAAGCGCAAGTGTGACTTGCGGCTTTGGTGGGAGTACCGGTACATTCAAGATTAATCCTCAGATTTGGGGAGAGTTGCGTTTCTTTAATGTTGACAACAGCTACCACTAGTGCGAGTGGTGGTCCACATGACTTACGCGGGACGAGCAGCATACGATACAAGCAAATCATTGAATCCATGGATGGAATAGGCCAGACGGCATCAGTAGATACAATGGATGAACCCATAGTCATCAACGTATCCGGCAAAAGATTTGAGACCTATGAGGAGACATTGGCACGATTTCCGGATACCCTCCTTGGTTGCCCGGCTAGGCGAGCCAAGTTTCTAAACAACAAAAAGGGAGAATACTTCTTCGATAGGCACCGGTCTGCCTTTGACGCTATATTATACTATTATCAAGCTGGAGGATCGTTAATACGGCCAGAACATGTTCCACCGCATGTTTTCATAAATGAAGTTATTTTTTACGACCTTCCCGAGGAAGCGTTGCAGAGCGTACAACTCGACGCGGGTATCGCGGACGAGCCGGAGGAAAAAGTTTTACCTAAGAATCAATACTTGCGCTACGTTTGGGAGACCCTAGAGTACCCGGAGTATTCCAAACTCGCTAAATTCTTGGCTATTTTCTCCGTAGTTGTAATCGTTTTATCGTTGATAATTTTCTGCGTGGAAACGCTTCCAGAGTTCATGCCGCAAGAGGTTACAAAACCGAAGAATGCTACAGCGGACTGGAAGCCTCCCAAAGACCCGTACGAGGAAACGTGGTTTCAGCTTAACACATTTGTAATAGTATGGTTTACAGCGGAGTATATTCTACGACTTATATGTTCGCCAGAGAAGTTGAAGTTCCTTCTCGCGGCGCTGAATATTATCGACTTGCTGTCAATTCTTCCTTATTACGTGCAGCTCGCTCTCGACTCTGGTAGTTCGTCCATCTCTGTGCTTCGTGTTGTTCGTGTGGTGCGTGTTTTCCGAGTATTCAAGCTTTCGCGGCACTCGCGGGGCCTGCAGATTCTCGGCAATACTCTGCGCGCGAGCATGAACGAGCTCATGATGctcatgtttttcttgttcATCGGAGTGATGATTTTCGCTAGCTGTGTGTACTACGCTGAGGGAGGCATAGATAGCCCATTCCGGTCTATCCCGCACTCCTTCTGGTGGGCTGTTGTCACTATGACTACGGTCGGATATGGGGATATTTCTCCCGAATCTTTTTGGGGGAAAATTGTCGGTGCGTTATGTGCCATCTCTGGTGAGTAACCGTCGTTTATTTCTCCATTACTACGCGAAGTACTATATTTCCATATTCAAGAAGATTGTTACTCGCTTCTTGCCACCGTATATTGATCTGTAGCTCCTTATGATGGAGTTCTAAACTTTATACGGTTCGAATAGCTCTTCggttttttttaggatatAGGAATTTAGTACAGGTATGTTGACAAGTCTGTTGTGTTTATTAGCATAAAGGCAAAACAAAACAGGTTGTAGGCGTGTAAAGCCAGCCGCTCAAGCTCTTCCCAACCGTTCCTTATATTTAGGAGCTCATAGAGGCAACATGCGGTAAAACATATAGAGCGTATTTGACGTTCAATACGATCGTTACATTTGATACAGATAGCTCGATTTGCTCCTATCTCTATTTTGAGCTCAATTTGTCAACAATGCATGCTGGTTATTCTGTCTGTTTGAGTTCTAAGCAAACATTTCACTTATAATTTTTTCGCCAGTTTTCGCTTTTCAAGCGTTTGGCGAATTAGAAGACGAGAAACGTATAACTCTTTCATGTCAAAGTTCTTGCTGTTGAATATTTTATCACGAGCCATGTTGACTGGCGATTTCACTTGTGACTGTGAAAACAAAAGCTGTTTGTTAAGTTAGTCAGAGCCCTGTTTGAAAAACACAcggggattttttttcttttttaattccGTCCTCTTCTGAAGTATAGGAATGTGGAAAGTGAAGAAGTCGTTAGAAGTAGTAAAGCTTAGAAGTCTAACAGCATTAACGGACGGGGATAAATTCAATTACATTTGTGTATTATTTCACTAAAACCCCTAGATTCTGAAATATTTATGACTTGTGAGGCACCTTGAGTGGCAATGAAACATCCCGTTCCTTTAAGGAAACTATATTAACCCCACCgaacatatatattttatttaatattcaGCCATATCATAAACATGGTAACACTTTCGCTTTGCTGTTTTTGCCCTGGCGTACGTGATTTTACAGGGGAAAGTCAGTTAGGATTTTGAATGCTTAAATCGCTGATTATAAATTGGACTCTTTCGGCCCGGTTGTTGTTCACCTGCGGTTCAAACGACAAGACAGCAATCATCTATGGGTCTATTGTATTCATTTTCCTGTTCGTCACTTGATATGTCGGAGTATTGAAAAGTTGTTTTAGGGGGAATTTACGAAAAATCGAGTACCTTTAAACCGTCgaataaattataaaaatgtaaatgagTGGCCCCTTCACAGCGGGTTTGTACAATATAAACTAATGACGCGATGTATTTGGCCGATAAGAACCGACTGTTAGTGTTTGGCTAGCTCCCCGCGCTAGATGTGCCTTGTGAATAAATGACAAATTTTATCCTGAACTAAGGCATCATTCCTGTGGCAAATAGCGGTCACTTAATTTAGCAAGACGACAGAAATAGACAACCATTATTAACAATCTAAAGCTTCGGATTAAAGCACGAatttacattttgtttattaagaaatgtaaaaatacaataatcGTATTGATTGTAATCTCTGTACCCGTAGAACGAAGGATCTGCTCTGCGCTTTCTACCAATTCACacgaaaaaaacatagagGTCTTACTTAGATTTTTATTAACTTCGCTAAGCAACAGCTGTATAATTATGTGAATTATGCAAACAAGTCACACGTTGAAAATGTTATTTCGAATAATGTCCAAGTCATCATAACTAGCATAAATGCGCGCACCATATTAACTATCTCGATGTTTTAATTTGCACTTATGTCTTGGCTAAATATCGCGGTTTCCGGTAATAAGTCGTCTATTGCATGACCCTTGCTTGTTTTTTCTGTTTCCTGTCCGGTCAGTTTTGTGTGAAAGGAATCATTTGGAACAGGGGTCGTGATGAAAAGAAAGTTTCTGTGGAGATTCCAACTCATGAAATGTTAATGGATTGAAATTCGTGTTTGCAACTGGCAGGTGGAGATTCCAGAATATAAAGAACCCGATTTAGTGGAATGGGGAATCCTAAAAAAATTGGGAGGCATTTAAAATTTTTACATTGGCGCAACttgtatataaataataaaatcagGGGTGATTACATGGTGGTTTGTAGGTgtggttgatttttttttgttctctcTTGTTCGGTGGTAATGCGCAATGTTTTATGTGGTTCGTCCCAACCCAACGCTAAGCTCGCGTAAACCAACAGTTTTTAATCTGACCTCTATTGGCATTTCTAGGTTTTTAAACGAATACATTTGAAGTGCTGGTTTTGGCATTTCGAGTTCGGAATACAGGTTGACTTTGTTCGAGACAAAATTGTCGTTTTGTTCAAGAAAGTTGAGTGTTTACTTGTATTAACTATTAGATCTATTGAAGCTTGCGGTAAACTACGAACCGTGATTTAACTTTGTATTTGTTGATTATGGTTGTTGTGGGGTTTATTAAGACAATGGTCCTCCCCTCGTACTAATTGAACCTTTTCTTAAGCAAAATGCTTTTTACCTAGACTAAAGTTTTCTGAAATACtcctaaatatatatatgtatattgtttaaaaatatttgGTACGAATAAGACGGAATCCTATAGCAGTACATGTTCTGTTATTTACCACGtgtaaaagaaataataatcaCCAACACAAGAATAGTACAACCAAATATTAAACTTTAGAGTACAGATGATATTATGTACTAGAGATATTGTTTATATTCGGCTCCTATTCAGAATATACTCGCAAAATGGATCGAAACGCAAAATGAAGTAAAACAAAGGGAACTTATTCATAATAAACCCTTTCAGAACATGGgttgaaaaatatatttctccgcaaaaataagtttttatttaattattcaCGACTTCAAATATCTTAATTGGTTCCCTTTGCTAAGGTTTACTTTTCCAACCCGTGAAAATCTAGCTATCGCATTAACAACTTTCATTTCAAATACGGCCATGTACATCACTGAtccaaaagtttttttttttttttttatcgaaacGCTTGATTCTATTACCCACATTGCTATTCACTGAAGAGCTGCTAATGGTGGATGATACACTTTCTTTCTCAGACTAGCTGAGAAAAAAAGTCAGGTCACTTTTCCAAtcgaattttattttttgtcgaATCATTACTTATTTGTGTGGAAGTCAAACCAAAGCTATTGTCCTAGAATTACTGTATACCATCTTCATTTCTTTCTTACGGATAAGAATTTAGAAATTAGAACTATTTTATACCATCTTCATTCCTTTCTTAAGGATAAGAATTTAGAACTATTTTATATCTTCATCCTTACCGCCCTTCCTTGCGGATAGAAATTcactttcatttatttttaaaatacgaTGATAATATGCtcggtttttattttttaataagttGTCAAAAGTCGCCTTAATCGAAAAAGATTGCGGAAACAAATGTAGTCGAAGTGCCTATGTTTATTGCACAACCAACAAACAGCCCTAAGGTTCAGCCCtaggtatttttattttctttattcgGATCCTCCGATTTAACTCCTTAATTGAagttaaatgtttttattttagataagaaacttctaatttttatttgagTCCCGGCCCCATGCCTACTTATTTTAAAACGTTTGTTCGTGACTTAAGTAAATTCTAAGCCTCCGTCAAGATTAATGCATTGTGAATGAAACTACGTCCTACAGGGTTTCTTAATCTGGAGTTGAAAGGACTTAAAGTAATCCATCTAGAGCAAGAAGTGTGGCACCACAGTAGGTAACCAAAATATACCAAAATCAACACGAAAGTATATTTTATCATCAAGAGCTTTTGTTAGTATGTTTACATATATTCTCTCATTTCCAAACTCTGCGATGATTCTTTCTCTGTAAAATACCAGTTTTAACTAAAGTAAGAATATTTGTGGAGGTGTTTTAGAAGAATGTTCCCTGGTATGTGTTTTGATAATAAGTTTTATTTGCTTGTTAGTAAGATCACTTGAGATTCGGTAAGCTTAGATGTATATCGTAAATTGGAAGATGAAGTgtctgataaaaaataaatactgcTTGTTTGCTTTGCTTTATTTCTAAAAATGCAAAACATCTTTTCCTTCACTTCGTTATCTTTCCGTGAGTCAAGGCCGCGGCGCACGAAGGATCGCGGTTGTATTAGCTTCAGCCTTATCTTGATGTATTTAATTTGCAGCAAACCATTTGCAAACATGTTTATAAAACCGTAATGTAAGTGAAAATTTTAGAGAATGGCTGTCTAATGTCACAATACACTAGATGCGACTAGATCAGTCCGGACAAAACCAGTTTGTCCAGTTACAAAACCACCATGAGTTCGTTTGTTGTAAGATCATCAGGGAACGAACTCCTTATTTGGGTTTGCTACCCATCTGATAAGCACCCTTTTGGGGAATAAAATTTAAATCTATTTTGGCGGTACTAATAAGCTTTTGATCTGATTAAAGTAAAAAATACGGTATTTTTGTGGTTGAAGGAAAATAGTCACATATTGCAGGCTGGGATCGCAGGCTGCGTGGTTGTTGTGAAAATGATTCAATTAAATAGTGTTTAAGGGTTTCGATTTATGAAAGCCATCATAATGAGTTTGTCAGGTAAAAATCCTAAGCATGAACTCGGATGATTTCGAAAACTACAGTGAGCCTATTTACTAACGGGAAAAGGTAAAACGTAAAAGCCTGAAAATAGTACGCCAGACAAAACTCTCTTGGATAGAcattttaataaataatatgtaGATTTAGGCATTTCCTAGAAGCGGAGAttgcattattattttttagaaaGTTTAGTTTGGACAAATGCAGACCCTATCCATTTTGGAACATCCGAAGAGATCGAAAAAATACCAATCGCCAATCGAATCCAAATACTAATCAATAGACAACGAACTAGACAATATTTCTTACTTCAGTCTTGACATTAATAATACATATTAGTACTATAATTTTTCGTTTATATTTCATCATTTATTAGCTTCGAACATTCCCAGCAGTATCTGAAAGTCGCCGTCTTTTGGATCTGTGGTCTTTATTAAAGTTGAGGTTGCCGGCTTTAAGGGAACATCATGTGTAAAGTTAAAACAACAGGAATAGTAATAAGCTTCCATTAAATCAGAGCAATAATCAAATAACTTTTTCTTTCCTCTAGCGTTTCCTCATTTTTTTACAAGCAAAGGCATATAGCTGCGGAATATTTTAAAAGTAGCGAGGAAGAAAATATTACTTCTTACGACACTTTTGCAGTAGACTGTTTTTTTGAGTATGAAAAAGAAACCAATAACAAAGCAAATGAGttcttttttccaaatataaaaataactttGCCTCCGCCGAGACGCATTTTTATTCGCGCCAATCCAAATTCAACCTATCAAAGGCCATAGGGACACAGACGAGTCGAGTCTTACTCGTCAGTGTGTAGAAACGGACTGCTCCATGCGGAATCCCCTTGCAACAACGCAACATTTATCTCATTGTTTGACTGTTCTTCCTATGGTACTGTGCTtgctaaaattaaaaaaaaaaacacacacaagatGAAAACAATGAACTGTTATTTCGGAATTCTTTCATGGATTTGACGTATGTTACGGGAAAATCATCGTAAAAGTAGTCTTTTGGAAAGCTATTGacacaaatattttcaaatagacagactataaagaaaatatcgtcGAATTTATCAGAGATTACAGTAAATTCAGGTAAACCTCCGCGAGATTATGAATATAAAGAGTTTTGTCCAGCGTAGTATCATGTCCTTGACAGCAATTTGCGAAGACTCGCAACgctaaaactatttttgtcaTCTCTGATAGTCTCGGACAGCCTTTAACACTGTGATTCTagctttaaaaatattggaTTTATATAGATGGCGAGCCCGTTTAATGCTAATATTTTGTAATCGCTCTTTGCAGGCGTATTGACGATCGCGTTGCCGGTGCCTGTCATCGTGTCTAACTTCGAAAACTTCTACAACAAGGAGATCAACAGACGCAAAGAGGAACAACTGCGGAAAGAGGAAGAGGCGCGCCGACAACAGGAAAAAGAAAGACGAGAAGCCAAGGAGAACGAGTTGTCCCCGAAGCCACGAGGAATTCTGGTCTGTGGAGTCAATGGATGTGACGAACCCGCCACGCCCGTGGCACACACTACTGTTTGAAACAAGCCAATCACAGCATTAAGAACACGTGCGATCGTATCGTAGGCTGTGAATAGCTCGCCAATATTTGAAATTCAAGTTTTCGCTCTGAAAACTGGGAGCTCACTTTTTTATTGCGGGAGAGAAGATGGCGCGCGCATGACACCCATCTGGGTAAGCGGACCTGGAGGCTGCATATTAGGGGAGAGAGATAAGCAGTTATCTCCGTTCTGGCGCTCACAGGAGTGAGTCCATGTCATTTTCTTGAACGAGATATTTCTATCTCTAACACGGCATGGATAAAGGGGAAATTATGCATCCCGGCATGCGTCCTTAGATAAGAGTTCGTCTTTGTCCTGGCGTGTGGTTTGGAATGGATGCAAGGGTCcttttgacaatattttttattacgaTTTTCACGCGATGGCCTTCGGGCGTCGTATTTATTAGGCACTGCAAAATTGCCAGGTACTCAACAACGAGAATAATTTTATAgcagtattttaaaatttcctGAATGCGTGAAATAGACGAACGGACTCTTGAACTCGTGTGCAAATGCATGTGCAAACATGAAATCGTGGACACGTGATCATACATGTGCAAACGTGCGTGTTTTGCAGAATGATGCGTACAGTAAGAATATTAAAGTAGAAGGGACCTGGGTGCAAACAAGCTTGACGAGGAGCTCGAAGTACAGACCAGTTGCAGATTTGCGACCATACTTCCCCCGAAAACCCAAAAAAACTGCCAGAGGTCATCTATTAACACTCTATGATCCATAGTCCGCATCGTATATGTAGGCTTAAGGCTCAATAGTAAGATATAAGTACAGGAGTACGACTGCGTAGGAATCACTAAGTGCTGAACGATATAGCGGTCAGTTACAGACACCGGACGCCACAAGTCTGTCGTACGGCTGGGCGTAGAACAATGTATAAACGAACCAAGAAAAAGCATCGTCAAAATGCAACTTTGCACTCATTTTTTAATATCTAGATCAGGTCGAGAATCCCTTGTATTTGACATTTTGCTACAAAGAATTTCACCATTAATATCTTAACTTGAATTTAGCAAGGGAACTGCCTATTCCTCTTGTTTGCTTCTAATTCGGAGGTGCAAATACCTCCAGTTCTATAACAGCAGCAAACTTGTGGAAACAGGTGTGTCCTAGCATAAATACACGCCTATTGTGGTTATCGCACCACTGTATAATACGGAGCAAGATCTGGGTAGTCGTCTCCGACATAAGCACCGTTTAGCTTGACCTCGAAGATCCAGTGCTTTCTTTCTAGGCTGCGCAAATATCACGCCCGAAAGAGCTCTAGGGACCTGTAGAGAGCGACCGCAAAGACCGCTGGGTCTCCGAGCATGCGCTAAGCTAAGCATGAG contains the following coding sequences:
- the LOC5507360 gene encoding potassium voltage-gated channel subfamily A member 7 isoform X1 yields the protein MLTTATTSASGGPHDLRGTSSIRYKQIIESMDGIGQTASVDTMDEPIVINVSGKRFETYEETLARFPDTLLGCPARRAKFLNNKKGEYFFDRHRSAFDAILYYYQAGGSLIRPEHVPPHVFINEVIFYDLPEEALQSVQLDAGIADEPEEKVLPKNQYLRYVWETLEYPEYSKLAKFLAIFSVVVIVLSLIIFCVETLPEFMPQEVTKPKNATADWKPPKDPYEETWFQLNTFVIVWFTAEYILRLICSPEKLKFLLAALNIIDLLSILPYYVQLALDSGSSSISVLRVVRVVRVFRVFKLSRHSRGLQILGNTLRASMNELMMLMFFLFIGVMIFASCVYYAEGGIDSPFRSIPHSFWWAVVTMTTVGYGDISPESFWGKIVGALCAISGVLTIALPVPVIVSNFENFYNKEINRRKEEQLRKEEEARRQQEKERREAKENELSPKPRGILVCGVNGCDEPATPVAHTTV